A segment of the Neochlamydia sp. S13 genome:
TTTAAAAGAAAGAATTAATGCTGGCTTCTATTATTTCATGGATCTTCTTAACATTTCAGTTAAAGCTGCCTGGCTCCTGGGAGTCTCTGCTGAGGTAATCAAAGAGGTCCTTTGTAACTATATCCTAGAGCCAATGCGCACAGAAATATGGAAGTCGCCAATAGGCGCAACATTTATCAATGAGACTTATAGCTCTGATCCTCAATCTGTTGATCAAGCCCTTAAACATTTTGAGCACTCCTCTAATGAACAGCGTAGGATATTTATTTTTGGTGGCATACGAGGAAAAAAAGAAAATAACACTTCGGAATATAGGCGCATAGGCCATGCTCTTATAAAAAATAAAGTGCAAATGCTAGCTTTAGTTGGCTCGCATGATTTTCAAGAAATCATTAACATAGCTAACCAAGCAAAAAGTCCTTTAGAAATTTGCCATTACAATAGCTATCGCGATGCCCTTGAGCAGATGCAAGCCCATATAAAAGGCAATGATTATGTAGTCATCAAAAATGAACGTAAAGAATCATTAAATAATTTAATAAAAATTTTTAATGATAGTATAGCCAGCAATCAATGTTTTATAAATCTTGCTGCTATACAATCCAACATTGCAACCATTCGCCATAAGGTAGGAGCTAACACGCGCCTTATGGTGATGGTTAAAGCGTTAGCTTACGGCACCGAGGAGATACGCATAGGAAAATTTTTATCCACCTGCGGAGTTGATATCTTGGGCGTTTCTTGTGTAGATGAAGGGGTAGTCCTTAAAAGAGCTGGCGTTAAGCAATCAATATTTGTGATCCATTCTTCTATTTATGAAATTGCAAAAATTGTTAAATGGGAGCTGGAAGTGGGGGTAAGTGAAAAGGAATTTATTACTGCCCTAGCAAGCGAGGCTTCTAAACAAAATAAAAGCATTCGAGTACACTTGCATGTTGATACAGGAATGAATCGCCTAGGGTGCCCAGCTAACAACGCCTTTGAGCTTGCGACTTTAATCAAAGATTGCCCCCATCTTATTTTAGAAGGCTTAATGACCCATTTTGCCTGTGCTGATGACCCCAAGCAAGACTCTTTTACATTGGCTCAAGCGCAGAGCTTTGATGCTGTCATTGCCCAGTTAAAAAAGCATCATATTGCAGCTAACTATTACCATGCCTCAAACTCAAGCGCAGTTGTTAGATTTGATTTTAATCAGTATAACATGGTTCGCGTGGGTTTAGCTATCTATGGACTCCACTGCTCAGAAGCTACCCGCCAGGCAATGGAATTGCGACTCTCTCTTACGCTTGTTTCAAGGATAGCGGGCATTAATTATTGCAAAGCAGGCGATACCATTAGCTATGGCCGCAGTTACCTCGTAGAACGGGATAAACAAATAATCGCTGTCCTTCCTATTGGATATTTTGATGGCCTTCATCGCCATTACAGTGGAAAAGGGTATGTTCTCATTCGAGGGCAAAAAGCACCTATGGTAGGAAAAATCTGTATGGATTTTATGATGGTAGATGTTACGGATATTGAGAATGTAGCCATTGGAGATGCAGTATTGATCTTTGGTGAGGATGAGCATGGCCAATATCTTGCTCCTGAAGAAGTAGCTTCCCAGGGAGATTCGATTGTCCATGAATTGATTACCTGCTTAGGACCTCGTATTCAGCGAATATTTATCCATGAAGAAACTAACCAAAAAAGCTAACTCTCTTGCGCAAGAAGCTGAGGAAGTGCTTTTTCAAGGTTACTATGGAGAAACGTATAGCCCGAATCGATTAATTTCGAGCATGAAACGCGCTGACTGGATAAAAGCAGCTCTTCGGCTTTTTCACCCAACACGACCCGTAAGACAAAGCTGGGAAAAGATAAAATGGTAGGTCGACCGAGTGCTTTTCCTAACGTTTTAGTAAATACATCATTGGTGACAGGGTGCGGAGCCACCACGTTAATAGGACCTTTCAATTTTTCTGCTTTCAAAACATGCAAAATCACAGCAAGAACATCTTCTAAGATTACCCAGCTCATATATTGCTGTCCCGATCCAATTCTACCGCCAATTCCCCATTTGAATCCTACCAACATTTTAGCTAAAGCTCCCCCCTTAGTGCTAAGGACGATTCCAAAACGCAGGCAGGCTACACGCACATCCATCGTTTCTAGGGCGTGTGTAGCTTTTTCCCACTCTTCGCAAACGTGAGCTAAAAATCCCGTGCCATTTGAACTCTCTTCAGTCAAAAGAAGATCTCCCCTGTTTCCATAATAACCTATCGCAGAAGCATTAATGAAAAGCTTGGGAGGATTTTTCAAGCGAAAAAGACAACTTGCAAGAGTACGAGTGGCCTGAAGGCGGCTTTCAATAATAGATCTCTTTTTAGCTTCTGTCCAACGTCCTTTAAAAATGTTATCACCGGCTAAATTGATAATTCCTTCGATGCCCTCTAGGTCGTTATCACTAATGGCTCCTTTTTCAGGAGCCCAGCTTATTTCATTTTTAGCTAAGCCTGTATTTTTACGCACTAGTATCTTTACATAATGGCCTGCTTGCATAAGGGCTATGACTAAACTTTTTCCTATAAACCCGGAAGCACCAGCAACCAAAATTTTCATTAAAACTCCTTTAAGCTTGTCTTAGACAAGGTCACAAGCATCGCTTGGCATCCAATGACGCTCTTTACCTTCCCATTTAACATTACAGCCTATAGGATTTGTTAAAGGCGTAGTTACAGATCCACCCGCCAGATGCTCTGCTATGGCCTTCTCTAAATCATTTTGCCTCACCTTAGAGGTATCTCTGGGACTATCAACTCCTCTACCCGTGTAAATGAGCTTGCGTTGTTGATCAAAAACAAAAAAGTGAGGTGTGCACAGGGCCCCATAGGCTTTAGCTACTTCCTGAGAAGCATCATAAAGATAATACCAAGGAAAATGATGGATTTGCATTCTCTCCTGCATATGTTCAAAGGAATCGGCAGGAATGGTGGCTGCGCTATTGGAGTTAATGCCTACAAAAACTACTCCCTCATTTTTAAACTTTTCAGCTGTCTGGCGAGTCACATCATCGGATCCTGTCACGTAAGGACAGTGATTGCATGTGAAGAAAATGACTAGGATAGAAGCAGAGTCAAAATCTTTTAAGGAATAGTTTTTTCCATCTGTGGCTGGCAGGCAAAAATCTGGAGCTGAGGCTCCTATAGGTAGAGTAAATGGCATAAATAAAGCCTTTTTTAAGGTTTATTTAAGTATCAGAAAAAATTTAAAAAAAGTCAATTTTATATACAGAGCATGGTGTAAATAATCGATTAAGCCTACGAGCTTTTCTCAATTTTCTCTCAAAAACTGTTGATAAAGCAAATGCACCATTTTTTTAAATAATTTTGCTAAAGAGAAAGTGTAGACAAGAATTAGAATGAATTGCAGAGCAAAAGAATGGATAAGCTAGTTTTTTATTTCTTGAAAAGCTGCCAGTGCTTTTTCACGGGCTTTTACATGATCCACAATAGGCTTGGGGTAAGTAACTCCTAGCTCTATGCCAGCCTCTCTTAATGTTTTTTCTGGGGCTTCCCAAGGCTTATGAATCCATTCATTAGGTAAAGCGGCAAGCTCGGGCACCCACTGCCGCACAAAATCTCCATTTGGATCAAATTTTTCTCCCTGCGTGATGGGATTGAATATTCTAAAATAAGGCGCGGCATCCGCCCCACAACCTGCCACCCACTGCCAGCCTAAGGTATTATTGGCTAAATCTGCATCTACAAGGGTATCCCAGAACCAAGCAAAGCCTTCTTGCCATGCTATCAATAGGTCTTTGACTAGAAAAGAACCTACAATTAACCGTAAACGATTATGCATCCATCCGATTCTCCACATTTGCCGTATACCTGCATCAACAAAAGGATAGCCAGTCTGGCCTTTCTGCCATGCTTTTAAATGATCGGGATTATTATCCCAAGGGAATTGATTAAACTCTTCTCTTAAAGGTTCCTTAGAAGTGTGAGGAAAATGATAAAGAAGGTGATAAGCAAATTCTCTCCATCCTAATTGCCGCAAGTAAGCCTCAACCCCTTCTTTACTAAGATCGCACTGCTCTTTAATGGTATGCCAAATTGTACGAGGGCTTATTTCGCCAAAATGAAGGTAAGGAGAAAGGCGTGAGACTCCAGGTAAATCAGGCCTATCCCTTAGATTTTTGTATTCGTAAATAGAATTTTTTATAAAATCCATTAAAGCTTTTTTTGCATTTAAGGATCCTGGCTTCCATGTGGCTTGAATACCTTTATCCCAGTGAATATGAGGAAGAAGGTTAAGCTCATCGATACTCATGCTATCCACACGAATAGAGACAAGTTTTTTTTTAGGTTCCCAGGCAAGAGGAAGTGGAGGATCAGGCAATTTCTGACAAGCTCTCCAAAAAGGAGTAAAAACTTGAAAAGGCTTTTTTTCTTTATTAAGGTTAGTCCAAGGCTCGAAAAGCAAGCTACTATTAAAACTTTTAGTTTCGATTCCTAATTCATGAAAATGGCTTTTTAGAAGCGCATCCCTTTTAATAACAGCCGGCTCATAACGTCTGTTCCAGAAGATGGAAGTGCTACCCGTAGACTGGCAAAGTTCTTCTAAAATTTTTTGTGTATTGCCCGCACGGATAACTAAATGTAGATCATTTTTCAACAA
Coding sequences within it:
- a CDS encoding deoxyribodipyrimidine photo-lyase; translated protein: MTDSTIIWFRQDLRLEDNPALQAALQKGASILPVYIYSPEEEGDWPPGAASRWWLHYSLQSLADELLKNDLHLVIRAGNTQKILEELCQSTGSTSIFWNRRYEPAVIKRDALLKSHFHELGIETKSFNSSLLFEPWTNLNKEKKPFQVFTPFWRACQKLPDPPLPLAWEPKKKLVSIRVDSMSIDELNLLPHIHWDKGIQATWKPGSLNAKKALMDFIKNSIYEYKNLRDRPDLPGVSRLSPYLHFGEISPRTIWHTIKEQCDLSKEGVEAYLRQLGWREFAYHLLYHFPHTSKEPLREEFNQFPWDNNPDHLKAWQKGQTGYPFVDAGIRQMWRIGWMHNRLRLIVGSFLVKDLLIAWQEGFAWFWDTLVDADLANNTLGWQWVAGCGADAAPYFRIFNPITQGEKFDPNGDFVRQWVPELAALPNEWIHKPWEAPEKTLREAGIELGVTYPKPIVDHVKAREKALAAFQEIKN
- a CDS encoding TIGR01777 family oxidoreductase, producing the protein MKILVAGASGFIGKSLVIALMQAGHYVKILVRKNTGLAKNEISWAPEKGAISDNDLEGIEGIINLAGDNIFKGRWTEAKKRSIIESRLQATRTLASCLFRLKNPPKLFINASAIGYYGNRGDLLLTEESSNGTGFLAHVCEEWEKATHALETMDVRVACLRFGIVLSTKGGALAKMLVGFKWGIGGRIGSGQQYMSWVILEDVLAVILHVLKAEKLKGPINVVAPHPVTNDVFTKTLGKALGRPTILSFPSFVLRVVLGEKAEELLLSSQRVSCSKLIDSGYTFLHSNLEKALPQLLAQES
- a CDS encoding thioredoxin family protein, yielding MPFTLPIGASAPDFCLPATDGKNYSLKDFDSASILVIFFTCNHCPYVTGSDDVTRQTAEKFKNEGVVFVGINSNSAATIPADSFEHMQERMQIHHFPWYYLYDASQEVAKAYGALCTPHFFVFDQQRKLIYTGRGVDSPRDTSKVRQNDLEKAIAEHLAGGSVTTPLTNPIGCNVKWEGKERHWMPSDACDLV
- the alr gene encoding alanine racemase, which translates into the protein MDPFDLRLWEGFSAALSGAYIGSPIVDQICIDSRLISSPHALFVALPGQVEDGHDYIEQAAIAGARFAIVRDDWQPAKLPAINLLRVLDPLKAFQEIATAYRHQLKPFIVGITGTHGKTMVKDLLQAMIAPTKRVIASPGSFNSQVGVPLSILNISQQHEIALIEAAVSQDNEMDHLAKIIHPQACILTHLGKKHLITFGNQQALVAETVKLITVPPENKWALIPETPFLEPYLKQIKAPYYFWNRESPFLPHAHLLNKPYDAEMLYGIKFPCGTYLKERINAGFYYFMDLLNISVKAAWLLGVSAEVIKEVLCNYILEPMRTEIWKSPIGATFINETYSSDPQSVDQALKHFEHSSNEQRRIFIFGGIRGKKENNTSEYRRIGHALIKNKVQMLALVGSHDFQEIINIANQAKSPLEICHYNSYRDALEQMQAHIKGNDYVVIKNERKESLNNLIKIFNDSIASNQCFINLAAIQSNIATIRHKVGANTRLMVMVKALAYGTEEIRIGKFLSTCGVDILGVSCVDEGVVLKRAGVKQSIFVIHSSIYEIAKIVKWELEVGVSEKEFITALASEASKQNKSIRVHLHVDTGMNRLGCPANNAFELATLIKDCPHLILEGLMTHFACADDPKQDSFTLAQAQSFDAVIAQLKKHHIAANYYHASNSSAVVRFDFNQYNMVRVGLAIYGLHCSEATRQAMELRLSLTLVSRIAGINYCKAGDTISYGRSYLVERDKQIIAVLPIGYFDGLHRHYSGKGYVLIRGQKAPMVGKICMDFMMVDVTDIENVAIGDAVLIFGEDEHGQYLAPEEVASQGDSIVHELITCLGPRIQRIFIHEETNQKS